The sequence below is a genomic window from Anaerocolumna chitinilytica.
TTCTAGGTTCTGATAAGTAACCACCTACCGCTTTAATAGGCACTTTTACATGTATTGTTTCACCCGGAACACCATAAACATCATTTATTGTATCTGCGAAAACAATGCTAGTAGTATTTCCACCATCTCCCGCAGCCTTAACAGTAACCCCTCCGGCTAAATTAGCTGCTATCATTGTCATAATTAATATGGCAGTGAAAATCTGCTTAAACTTTTTCATCCTTTAACCCTCTTTTCCTCTATTATTCTGATTTTTATTATTCGTTTTTATCTCTGTATTCCTTTGAGGGATGGCCTCATCTGCTTCTGCTCTTTCAGATATTTCCTGTTCAGATGTTTCCTGTTTCTTAGTCTGTTTTCCTTCTTCCTCGGCTGCCGCGATGTCCGGTATACCGGTGATATCTGATATTTCCACATTGTCAGATATACTAATAACATCTGAAGAAACTGGCTCTTCTTGTGAATCTGCAACTTCTCTTACTTCAATTTCCTGAATCTTACCATCCAATATATGTATAATGCGATCTGCAAAATCTGCTAAACGCCTGTCATGAGTTACCATTACAATCGTCTGGCTGTGCTGCTTTGCCATCGTCCTAATAAGCTTCATAACATCCATCGTTGTCTTGGTATCTAGATTACCCGTAGGCTCATCAGCAAATACAATTTCAGGACTAGCCACAAAAGCTCTTGCAATTCCTACCCTCTGCTGCTGTCCACCACTCATTTCCTTGGGCTTATGATTTAATCTGGCCTCAAGTCCGACTTGTTTTAACATATCTCTGGCCATTTTACGTCGCTGTTTTGCTTTTACTCTTTTAAATATTAATGGAAACTCTACATTTTCCAAAGCGGTCATAGAGCCTATGAGATTATATGACTGAAATACAAATCCAAGATAGCGCTGTCTGAATTTAGCCAGATTATTTTCATTCATTTTATGAATCTTCTTGCCCTTTATGATAATTTGTCCGCCGGATATTTTTTCAATTCCTGCCATAAGATTTAAAAGTGTTGATTTACCTGAGCCGGAAGTTCCAAGCAGACAGCAGAATTCTCCTTTATAGATGTCAAAACTCACATCGTCAACCGCGTATATTTTTTCCTGGCCCATGCGATAGATCTTCTTTACATTTTTAACTTCTATGATTTTTTCAGCCTGGTTTATCACCTAAAATATCTCCTCCTCGCTATCGCCTGTCTCACTACCATATTACAGCATATATATTAAATAAATTCTAGATGATTTCTTACATTTTTCTTACGTTTTCTTCCACAATTTTCTTATACTTCTTATACTTACTTACGACAGAATTCTAAACATTACTACAGATTCCTCTTAATAAAAAAACAGGCTGCATAAATCCATAATATATGAGACTGATGCAACCTGATGTCTTTAAACTATCGTACTTTCATAATCTTTCTTTTTTATCATATCTTCCTGCGCTTCCTGTTTCTCCTTCAGTCTGGTGTCAACGTACCTGGAGAACAAAAGTTTGATAAGAGCTCCGACTGGAACAGCAAAAAGCATTCCAAAAAGTCCGCCGATAGCATTACCGAAGATAAGGGATATGATTACTAAAACTGGATGTATCTTAATGCTTTGACTTAATAGTTTCGGTGCTATAACATTTCCGTCCAGAGCCTGCACAATAACCAATACAATCACAGCGATTATCAGCTTTTTATACTCCCCGAACGCCAAACAGCTTAAAGCTGTGGTAACATAAGCAATGATTGGTCCCAGATAAGGAATCAGATTCCCCAAACCGGCAAAAATTCCAATCAATATAGCATATTTCACCCCAATCAGTGATAAGACCACTGTGAGCATACACATCATTACAAAAACATCGATGAGCTGACCTCTGATATAGCCGGAAAATATATAATCTGCATCTTTTAAAAATATACTGATTCTGGTATTCCACTTTACACTTAGAAATGCTTTGCCAACTTTTCTGATATAATTCTTTATCATCTTGCCATCAATCATAAAATAGATAGAAATAACCAGAGCAAAAATCAGTGTTGTAATATAGGATGAGATATTGGAGAGAGAATTAACAAATGAGTAACCGCCATTTCTCAGTGCACTGATTACATTTGTTAAATTATCTCTGACATATGCATTAATCTGATCCGAGTGAATATTTACCTTCTCCAGTTTATCGAGAACAGAATTATAAAAATCCGAAATATTATTGATATAATTTGTTGCTAAAATTACGATATCATCCACTTTAGCTAATCTTAGCTGATTTGTAACATTGTACACCAAAAGTGAAATTGCTAATACAATAACCGCCAAAAATAGTATCACTGTGGTAAGTACCGCCAGGGTTCTTCCTGATTTTAACTGCCATTTTTTTATCCGTATCTTCTCATAAAGGTTCTCAAAGAAATTCACTACAGGATCAAGAAGATATGCTAAAATAAACGCTATTGCCACAGGCTTTGCAACCCTTAAGAGCCACTTCAGCATTTGCATCAGTTCCGCTATAATTCCCGATGCATTTTTTGCTACAAGACTCAGTATATATATGATACTGCACGTAATGATTACATAAATGGCTATTAATGTGTACTGCTTATTCATCTTATTGCTGATCTTCATTCGATTTCCATACCTTTCTGTCCGTATAATGCACTTATCTTTTAGAGTATTATAGCACAGCTGTCACATCGTGTATACCATTTAACACCAATGAAATTATATATAATATAAACTGCAAAGGATTTTCTTGACTACAGAAATCTTTCCATACACTGTAATCTTAAGGAGATGGTAGTATTGGTAAGCATCCTTTTCTTCTTTCGGTGTCACGGGAGCATACCCAAATCTTGCCTTAAGAGCAGTCTCTATAAACTGTATAAACTCTCTTTCTCCCAACTGTGGAAAGGTATCTTCTACTATCAGTGCTGACAATTTATAATTATCTTCCTGTAAAGGTATCCCTGCCATTCTTAGAAGATATTTTACCTTTCGGTAAAGAATTAATGTCCTTTTCCCAGATTCAGCCTGTTTAAAAATAATATAGCGGTATATTTTCATAATAATTCCGATTGCCAGAAGAAGTACAATAGTAGATAACAAGGCACCCATCATAAATCGTACGATATCACGATAACCAACTGTCTTTTTCGCGGTGTTATTTGCTGTTGTATCAACGTTTTTATCTCTATCGAGATCTTTATCAATGGGAACGGTTGGCGTTACAGATACCTGCGGTGTCGGTGTAGCAGAGGGTGTTATATTATCCTTTCCGGTGAACTCACTGTCATCTTCCGTATCATAACCAGGTGTCATTTCAACAGGAACCCATCCCCAGCCTTCTTTATAAACTTCTACCCATGAATGGGCACCCGCATCACTGATTCGAACTTCACGTACAGCAATATCCTGTTTCTTTTCGGAACCATCCTCATTGGGAACAATTATAGTCTCGGTTCCTATACTTTTCCCGTTCCTGATACTCGTGGGTTTTGCCACGTAACCTTCCACATATCTTGCAGGTACTCCTGCAAACCGAAATGCTAAAGCAGCTGCACTGGCATAATGCGTACAAAAGCCCTGTTTTTTTTCATATAGAAAATATTCTACAAAGTCTTTTCCATTAGGCAGGGTACCTGGTGATAGAGAATATACCGTATTCTTCTGAACGTAACTGCGGATATAGATTGTTAAAGCACCAAGAGCCTTTTCCTCACCATATTTTTTTATCATCTCCGCATATTTCCCGGTCATATCTGCTTTAAGCTGGTACAGCCCGGCATCAGGAACCTGGGTATAGAATCGCTGAATGAAATTTCGATATTCATTTTCAACTTCTGAATATTCATCCAAACGTTCACTTAATTTCTCTCCGAGGTTAGGGTCTGCCGCTTTATACATTAAGTTCTGCTTATATTCGATAAACTCTTTCTCAAACTCCTCTGTTAACAGATTCTTATTCAGTAAATCAGCATAAAAGCTTAAGGAATAATTTTTGCTTTTCACTTTACTTTTCACGTATGCAGAATTTTCTACAATCATATTCATATTGTCCATGAGAGAAGAATAATAAGGAACATAAATATATTTATCATTTGCTCCTATATTCTGGATATCCATTACATCCTCATGAAACCTGTTTATATTAATATTTTTATCTATATTAGCTAGGAGCTTTACAAGACCCCCTGTCTGATCCCCTGCCTCCATATCGATACTTTTCCATAAGTCCTTATATCTCTCATATTCTCCCAGTCCTTCATCACTAAGTCCAGTCCAGGCATTTCTGCTATAAGTACTTCCGATGAATCCCTTTAAATAAATTGTCGGACTATTTTCTAAAGCATCTATAATAATATCTGTTTTATTATCATAAGCAAGCTTTCCCACTCCTCCCAGCTTTCCTTCATTCAAACCGCCAGAAGCTGTATAATAGTGGAATATGACAATCTTACCATTATTCAGAAAACCAAAGTGATCAGCAATATCCTTTATATCAAAATTCTCTATTTTCACCTGTAGTTGTTTCTTAACCTTGGGAACATTCATCTTATGATTATAGGTAGGCTCTGTTAAGAATATGGAGATCATTCCAAATAACAGCAGAACACCACAAAAGAGCAGAAAGCTTCCCATTATATTAACATAATAATGGTTGACATCAATTTCCTTATTTTGCTCTCTCATTGCGGCTTTTTCTTCTTTTGTTCTGGCTCCTGTAACCTTTACCCGGTTTCCCAAAACAAATATTCCAAAGGTAGCTGCTATATATGTAGCGAAAGAAGCAGTTGAAGGAATATGTCCCACTACAAAAGGAAAAATGACAAAAGGTAATGTTATTGGATAATACAAAAAATGGGAAGCTTTATTTAAGATTATTAAACTAAGCACCATCGCCAGCGGCAGCGCAGCAAAAATCAAAAGGAGGGTAATTACCTTAGCCGGTGTGTAGTCATCCACTAAAAAGGTATATGCATGAGTTCCATAGTATTTGTTCATTAAGATGATAAAATAGTTCTCTATCTGCCAGAAACCATTTTCAAGCTCTTTAAAGAGTTTATAGCCCGCATATATATAAGTAGCTAGTATAGGCAGAAAAATTACAACCCCTGCCTTAAAATAGCGAAAAATCCCCCAGCATATTAAGCCAAAGAATATAATTGCCCCTAGAAGAGGAATTCGGTCCACCGGCAGTTTAAGTCCTGTTGCAAAACCAAATATGATACTAAACAGTACGGCATCTATCAGAACAATCTGTATGATTGAATGAAATAAGGAAAATTTACTGTTACCTTTTCCCATTACAATTTCTTTTCCCCTGATTGATATACCATCAAAAGATTTCACTTTTTTAGCTCTCATGCAGCCCTCTTTCTGTATCTAATTATGTCCAAATGTAATCTATAATTCATAAACTGCCATTGTTTAGCGTCTCCAGTTTGTGTCCTTGACTTGGCAGGCATATATAAATTATATCTTCAATAGTTCACAACTCCGAGTTTAAAGATTGATTCCTTCATATTTTTAATATCTATGCGATAACAGGAAATCATGGATTTTCTTAAGAAATCTTCGGTTCTTGCTTTCAAGGGCATCTTCTGAAGGTCATTGATATAAATGACATGAAGCTGCAGCATGCCCGGTTTTTGCAGTCTTATAATTTTATCTTCCGACAGCTCGTTCGTAAGATAAATAATGTTGCTGCCGTCTTCTTCTTTTCCTTCGTACTGCTTTTTCTCTTCTTCTGCAGTATTATAGAATGCTGCACTTAAAAGAGCTGTCTGCGCTTCATTACTGCTGTCGCTATCAATAATATCCTTTTCCACATATTTTTTTTCTTTCCAGTCATACCATATAATCCTATGCTGATGCCCATTCTTAAGTATCCCCTCTGATACGGACATAGCAGCTTCTATATAGCAATCCAGCTGGTATAACTTCTTCTCTCCTTCTCCTTCCACTTTAAAATCCAGAAAGAAAAGAGAGCGGTCTCTTAAAGGCTGACTGTATTCTTTCATAATCAGCTTCTGATTTTTTCTGCTAAGCTTCCAATGTATCTGGTTAGGCCTGTCCCCTTCTTTGTAATCTCTTACTCCGAAGATTTCAGAAGGATCATTTCCCGGCTTATGTTCGAGATAATGCACACTTTCATCATCCATCTCCATATCAGCAGTCCTGCGAATCAAATCTCCTGCCATGGGATGCAGTGTCGGCATTACGGATATAATCTGCCAAGAAGGCCATTTCCTAGAGATATACCCTAAGGATAGTAAATCATAGCATTTAATACGATAAACTGCGATTTTTATATTCCCGCAATGTTCTGATTTTAATCTTAAGACTGCGTATGCCAAACTGTGTTTGTCCACGCTCAAAATAACCTTGTCCTTCTTTTTCCGGCCGGATATCTCATTGCAATAGGTATAACAAATTTCAAGATGTGTGATTGGAAGGCCAGATGAATTCAATGCCTCGAACTTAACTTCGATATCATTTCCCTTCTTGGTTAAGGGCGGAAGGGCAGAAACCTTTACTTCCAGCTTCCTTAATGAAAGCCAGGCTGTAAACAGCAATAAAAACGGCAGGATAAGGACAGCAAAGAAAAAGATCATGGTAAAGTAAACATTATAGAAGATAGCAAAGAGACCTGCCAATAGAATAAATATAAGATATACAACTCTTTTCCCGATCATAGGATGCACACGGTACCACAGTTATTCTGTGCCTGCCACTGCATTTGCGGTTGAAAGAATCACTGGTGGCATCCTTTCTCTTTCTATTTTCTCTCAACCTAACAATCATGTCCTTTCTAACACATCTCATATTTCCCCAGAATTTCCAGGTGAGACTATGTGTGTGAAAATTATATTAACCGACTTTAGGGGCCTGCACCTGTTTTAAGATTCCAAGACAGACCTGATTGGTATCAATATTATTCACTTTTGTTTCCGGCTTTAATATGATACGGTGGGATACTATATCATAAAATACACTTCTGATATCATCCGGCACCAAAAATTCTCTTCCATTTATATAAGCATTGGCCTTGGCCATATTTAGTAAAGCAATTGAACCTCTGGGGCTTACTCCAAGCTCAACATAAGGGTCTCTTCTTGTCATCAGTATCAATTTTACAAGATATTCATAGATGCTTTCATTCACAAAAACTTTCTCTGCCTGCTGCTGCATGGTTAATATATCTTCTCTGCTGACGATTGAATTCATCTTGGATAAAGGATTTTCTCCGTTTCTGTCCTTTAGCATCCGAATCTCTCCGGCTACATCCGGATATCCCATAGATAATCTTATCATAAACCGGTCCAGCTGAGATTCCGGCAGCATATGGGTGCCAATGGAGCCTACCGGATTTTGGGTTGCAATTACAGTAAAGGGCTTTGGTACCTGCATGGTAATACCATCAACCGTTACACTTCCCTCTTCCATAACCTCTAAGAGAGCAGACTGAGTTTTTGATGAAGTTCTATTAATTTCATCAGCCAGGAATAGGTTACATACAACGGGTCCCCGTTTATAATCTCCCAGCTCTCCGTCTTTTGTTATAACATGATAACCGATTACATCCGTAGAAAGCACATCCGGTGTAAACTGCAAACGGTTATATTCCAAATTCATTACTTTTGAAAAGGCTAAAGCCAGCGTCGTCTTACCAACACCAGGAATATCCTCGATCAGGATATGTCCTCTTGCAATAATGGCTGTAAGGACTTTACGAACAATACTTTCCTTACCAATGACAGTTTTGTTAACTTCCTGCATAATATCCTTTGTTAGCTCAAAATTCAACATTTCATACCCCTTTATATTAAACTTCTTCCTTACTATAACCTAATCCCCATATATTTGCAATAGCTCCTTTGACATAAATTAGCAGCAAATATAATAAAAAGGAATACAAGTATCTGCCAGAAGCAAAATACAGGTATTCCTTATCGTTTTATCTTAATTGTATATGTTACTTTACTTATATAATTATTAACGCCTTTATCTAATCCATTCCTTCATTAGGAATTTTTCATTACGATGCTTTCAATTTCATTAGCTACATCTTCACAGGCATCACAACATTTTTCAAGCTTACGGTAAATTTCTGTCCAAACCATTAACTCTACAGGATCCGTGGAGGTTTTATACATATTTTTAACACCATTGATGTATAAAGTGTCTCCTTCTTCTTCCAGGCGGTTTACTTCTACAACTTCTGCGTGAAGTTTTTTGGATCTTCTAAAATT
It includes:
- a CDS encoding transglutaminase-like domain-containing protein encodes the protein MRAKKVKSFDGISIRGKEIVMGKGNSKFSLFHSIIQIVLIDAVLFSIIFGFATGLKLPVDRIPLLGAIIFFGLICWGIFRYFKAGVVIFLPILATYIYAGYKLFKELENGFWQIENYFIILMNKYYGTHAYTFLVDDYTPAKVITLLLIFAALPLAMVLSLIILNKASHFLYYPITLPFVIFPFVVGHIPSTASFATYIAATFGIFVLGNRVKVTGARTKEEKAAMREQNKEIDVNHYYVNIMGSFLLFCGVLLLFGMISIFLTEPTYNHKMNVPKVKKQLQVKIENFDIKDIADHFGFLNNGKIVIFHYYTASGGLNEGKLGGVGKLAYDNKTDIIIDALENSPTIYLKGFIGSTYSRNAWTGLSDEGLGEYERYKDLWKSIDMEAGDQTGGLVKLLANIDKNININRFHEDVMDIQNIGANDKYIYVPYYSSLMDNMNMIVENSAYVKSKVKSKNYSLSFYADLLNKNLLTEEFEKEFIEYKQNLMYKAADPNLGEKLSERLDEYSEVENEYRNFIQRFYTQVPDAGLYQLKADMTGKYAEMIKKYGEEKALGALTIYIRSYVQKNTVYSLSPGTLPNGKDFVEYFLYEKKQGFCTHYASAAALAFRFAGVPARYVEGYVAKPTSIRNGKSIGTETIIVPNEDGSEKKQDIAVREVRISDAGAHSWVEVYKEGWGWVPVEMTPGYDTEDDSEFTGKDNITPSATPTPQVSVTPTVPIDKDLDRDKNVDTTANNTAKKTVGYRDIVRFMMGALLSTIVLLLAIGIIMKIYRYIIFKQAESGKRTLILYRKVKYLLRMAGIPLQEDNYKLSALIVEDTFPQLGEREFIQFIETALKARFGYAPVTPKEEKDAYQYYHLLKITVYGKISVVKKILCSLYYI
- a CDS encoding DUF58 domain-containing protein codes for the protein MIGKRVVYLIFILLAGLFAIFYNVYFTMIFFFAVLILPFLLLFTAWLSLRKLEVKVSALPPLTKKGNDIEVKFEALNSSGLPITHLEICYTYCNEISGRKKKDKVILSVDKHSLAYAVLRLKSEHCGNIKIAVYRIKCYDLLSLGYISRKWPSWQIISVMPTLHPMAGDLIRRTADMEMDDESVHYLEHKPGNDPSEIFGVRDYKEGDRPNQIHWKLSRKNQKLIMKEYSQPLRDRSLFFLDFKVEGEGEKKLYQLDCYIEAAMSVSEGILKNGHQHRIIWYDWKEKKYVEKDIIDSDSSNEAQTALLSAAFYNTAEEEKKQYEGKEEDGSNIIYLTNELSEDKIIRLQKPGMLQLHVIYINDLQKMPLKARTEDFLRKSMISCYRIDIKNMKESIFKLGVVNY
- a CDS encoding AAA family ATPase, whose translation is MLNFELTKDIMQEVNKTVIGKESIVRKVLTAIIARGHILIEDIPGVGKTTLALAFSKVMNLEYNRLQFTPDVLSTDVIGYHVITKDGELGDYKRGPVVCNLFLADEINRTSSKTQSALLEVMEEGSVTVDGITMQVPKPFTVIATQNPVGSIGTHMLPESQLDRFMIRLSMGYPDVAGEIRMLKDRNGENPLSKMNSIVSREDILTMQQQAEKVFVNESIYEYLVKLILMTRRDPYVELGVSPRGSIALLNMAKANAYINGREFLVPDDIRSVFYDIVSHRIILKPETKVNNIDTNQVCLGILKQVQAPKVG
- a CDS encoding ABC transporter ATP-binding protein yields the protein MINQAEKIIEVKNVKKIYRMGQEKIYAVDDVSFDIYKGEFCCLLGTSGSGKSTLLNLMAGIEKISGGQIIIKGKKIHKMNENNLAKFRQRYLGFVFQSYNLIGSMTALENVEFPLIFKRVKAKQRRKMARDMLKQVGLEARLNHKPKEMSGGQQQRVGIARAFVASPEIVFADEPTGNLDTKTTMDVMKLIRTMAKQHSQTIVMVTHDRRLADFADRIIHILDGKIQEIEVREVADSQEEPVSSDVISISDNVEISDITGIPDIAAAEEEGKQTKKQETSEQEISERAEADEAIPQRNTEIKTNNKNQNNRGKEG
- a CDS encoding AI-2E family transporter → MKISNKMNKQYTLIAIYVIITCSIIYILSLVAKNASGIIAELMQMLKWLLRVAKPVAIAFILAYLLDPVVNFFENLYEKIRIKKWQLKSGRTLAVLTTVILFLAVIVLAISLLVYNVTNQLRLAKVDDIVILATNYINNISDFYNSVLDKLEKVNIHSDQINAYVRDNLTNVISALRNGGYSFVNSLSNISSYITTLIFALVISIYFMIDGKMIKNYIRKVGKAFLSVKWNTRISIFLKDADYIFSGYIRGQLIDVFVMMCMLTVVLSLIGVKYAILIGIFAGLGNLIPYLGPIIAYVTTALSCLAFGEYKKLIIAVIVLVIVQALDGNVIAPKLLSQSIKIHPVLVIISLIFGNAIGGLFGMLFAVPVGALIKLLFSRYVDTRLKEKQEAQEDMIKKKDYESTIV